Proteins encoded within one genomic window of Kibdelosporangium phytohabitans:
- a CDS encoding SseB family protein codes for MTSHAVDPARPLITACRAIRAGTGDANVMVAAFRRATVYAERHDTAIPMRDYPAGQGLWLPVYSSLAEMARSLGRECAFFSLSGADLLDDLVPCLTRAHGRIIAVMLDPDSAHAMAFPPVRGIVPDDIAVSGGGR; via the coding sequence ATGACCTCGCATGCTGTCGATCCTGCGCGACCGTTGATCACCGCGTGCCGTGCGATTCGTGCCGGTACTGGTGATGCCAACGTGATGGTGGCCGCTTTCCGGCGTGCGACGGTGTACGCCGAGCGGCACGACACAGCGATTCCGATGCGGGATTACCCCGCAGGCCAAGGGCTTTGGCTTCCGGTTTACTCGTCGCTCGCCGAGATGGCCCGTTCGCTCGGCAGGGAGTGCGCCTTCTTCTCCTTGTCCGGGGCCGACTTGCTCGACGACCTCGTCCCTTGCCTGACCAGGGCACACGGCCGGATCATCGCCGTGATGCTCGACCCGGATTCCGCGCACGCCATGGCTTTCCCGCCGGTGCGCGGAATCGTGCCGGACGACATCGCGGTTTCCGGAGGCGGCCGGTGA
- a CDS encoding putative T7SS-secreted protein, whose amino-acid sequence MTLQLGFTNDPKALVPGKPEQFGPTIDGLNKIGNAMRRAGDGLSKLDTAEHWSGPAGDAFRERFDSRPELWTRYGQVLNDVAGALEPYRDALSEAQRKAAESIALYNRAQQQTDQARAAYEDDVAQRRYNVVTLGEIADIPPFADPAAGEKNRAQKILDDARAQLAKAADTWHYRIAELRDRLPEEPGWLARRGMDLVDGLSTMATQTFEILDGAASAVAGMAQMVRMVNPFDPYNITHPKEYAENLGTVASGIGHAVTHPVDTVKAMVQWDTWKDSPGRAIGNLLPDIVLGAATGGGGVAARGALGAAKNMVDDVLGTGTKAATRHADDVVEAPRPPAPQGPPPEWGPFGPRGSDVDAPSISDRMNPQTEPPPTRTHPEDWDYPQDPFRPGPDDYHDAPSHEQPPHHAEPPEPQRPEPMSRDELRDPDYQAGESDHAAYREQYGHQNGEARILDEIRARNPEAQRIPDEELLAIDRYMGADSQPINKSLWDDDPAGLAQHDPAIRNATSGMNRLDDYVGTVRRGIEVGSDNMAELIQRYEPGTEVRERGFTSTDTAHPYSGNVQFVIESHTGKDISWMRDPHGGQHEVAFPPHNKFYVESAGWNPITQKYEIKLIDRGK is encoded by the coding sequence ATGACGCTGCAGCTGGGTTTCACCAACGACCCGAAGGCGCTCGTCCCCGGCAAGCCGGAGCAGTTCGGCCCGACCATCGACGGGCTGAACAAGATCGGCAACGCCATGCGCAGAGCAGGCGACGGTCTGTCCAAACTAGACACCGCGGAACACTGGTCCGGTCCGGCGGGCGACGCCTTCCGCGAACGGTTCGACTCCCGGCCGGAGCTGTGGACCCGCTACGGCCAGGTGCTGAACGACGTCGCGGGCGCGCTTGAGCCGTACCGCGACGCTTTGTCCGAAGCGCAACGGAAAGCCGCCGAGTCGATCGCGTTGTACAACCGTGCGCAGCAGCAGACCGACCAGGCGCGTGCGGCGTACGAGGACGACGTGGCCCAACGCCGCTACAACGTCGTGACGCTCGGGGAGATCGCCGACATCCCGCCGTTCGCCGATCCGGCCGCAGGCGAGAAGAACCGGGCGCAGAAGATACTCGACGACGCACGCGCGCAACTCGCCAAAGCCGCGGACACGTGGCACTACCGCATCGCCGAGCTGCGCGACCGGTTGCCGGAGGAGCCGGGATGGCTCGCACGGCGGGGAATGGACCTCGTCGACGGGCTCTCGACGATGGCGACGCAGACCTTCGAGATACTCGACGGCGCGGCCTCGGCCGTCGCGGGCATGGCGCAGATGGTCCGGATGGTCAACCCGTTCGACCCGTACAACATCACGCACCCCAAGGAGTACGCCGAGAACCTCGGGACTGTCGCGAGCGGGATCGGCCACGCGGTCACACACCCGGTCGACACCGTCAAAGCGATGGTCCAATGGGACACGTGGAAGGACTCGCCCGGCCGCGCGATCGGAAACCTGTTGCCGGACATCGTCCTCGGCGCCGCGACCGGTGGCGGCGGCGTGGCCGCCCGTGGTGCGCTCGGTGCGGCGAAGAACATGGTGGACGACGTGCTCGGCACGGGCACGAAAGCGGCCACCCGGCACGCGGACGACGTCGTCGAAGCGCCGCGGCCACCCGCGCCGCAGGGCCCGCCGCCGGAGTGGGGACCCTTCGGGCCACGCGGAAGCGACGTCGACGCTCCCTCGATCAGCGACCGGATGAACCCGCAGACCGAACCGCCGCCCACCAGGACGCACCCGGAAGACTGGGACTACCCGCAAGACCCGTTCCGTCCCGGCCCGGACGACTACCACGACGCACCGAGCCACGAACAACCGCCGCACCACGCGGAACCGCCGGAGCCCCAGCGCCCCGAGCCGATGTCCCGTGACGAACTGCGAGACCCGGATTACCAGGCCGGCGAGTCGGATCACGCGGCCTACCGCGAGCAGTACGGCCACCAGAACGGCGAAGCCCGCATCCTCGACGAGATCCGGGCGCGCAACCCCGAGGCGCAGCGGATCCCGGACGAGGAACTGCTGGCGATCGACCGCTACATGGGCGCGGACAGCCAGCCCATCAACAAGTCGCTGTGGGACGACGACCCGGCTGGCCTGGCGCAGCACGATCCCGCGATCCGCAACGCCACCTCCGGCATGAACCGCCTCGACGACTACGTGGGCACGGTTCGCCGCGGTATCGAAGTGGGATCCGACAACATGGCGGAACTCATCCAGCGCTACGAACCTGGCACGGAGGTCCGTGAGCGCGGCTTCACCAGCACCGACACCGCGCACCCGTACTCGGGCAACGTGCAGTTCGTCATCGAGTCGCACACCGGCAAGGACATCTCGTGGATGCGCGATCCGCACGGCGGGCAGCACGAGGTGGCCTTCCCGCCGCACAACAAGTTCTACGTGGAGAGCGCCGGATGGAACCCGATCACCCAGAAGTACGAGATCAAACTCATCGACAGGGGGAAGTAG
- a CDS encoding response regulator, translating into MRVVIAEDNVLLAEGLNLLLRTSGIEVVATAGDGTVFVEAVREHRPDVTIVDVRLPPSFRDEGLRAALAVRAEFPSLPVLVLSQYVEETYATELLSDGRGGIGYLLKDRVSRVDEFIDALRRVASGGTVMDPEVVAQLLVRRRRGNDPLGTLSPREKEVLGLMAEGHANGDIATKLVVTERAVHKHIGNIFAKLDLPPSDGGHRRVLAVLAYLNR; encoded by the coding sequence TTGCGCGTCGTGATCGCAGAGGACAACGTCCTGCTGGCGGAAGGCCTCAACCTCCTGCTGCGCACCAGCGGCATCGAGGTCGTGGCCACGGCGGGCGACGGGACGGTGTTCGTCGAAGCGGTCAGGGAACACCGGCCGGACGTGACCATTGTGGACGTCCGGCTGCCGCCGTCGTTCCGCGACGAGGGACTGCGGGCGGCGCTGGCGGTGCGTGCGGAGTTCCCGTCGCTGCCGGTGCTCGTGCTTTCCCAGTACGTCGAGGAAACGTACGCGACCGAGCTGCTGTCCGACGGCCGCGGCGGAATCGGCTACCTGCTCAAGGACCGGGTCAGCCGGGTGGACGAGTTCATCGACGCGTTGCGGCGCGTCGCGAGCGGCGGGACCGTGATGGATCCCGAGGTGGTCGCGCAGCTGCTGGTGCGCCGCCGCCGCGGCAACGATCCACTCGGCACACTGAGCCCGCGGGAGAAGGAAGTCCTCGGCCTGATGGCCGAAGGACACGCCAACGGCGACATCGCGACCAAGCTCGTGGTCACCGAACGCGCCGTGCACAAGCACATCGGCAACATCTTCGCCAAACTGGACCTGCCGCCGAGCGACGGCGGGCACCGCCGGGTGCTCGCCGTCCTGGCGTACCTCAACAGGTGA
- a CDS encoding ATP-binding cassette domain-containing protein, protein MTPVLRAQNIVKHYGSVEALRGASFEVGQGEVVSLIGDNGAGKSTLVKCLSGAEIPTSGTILLEGEPVTLDSPVAARRLGIETVYQDLAVAPDLDPAANLFLGREVFRKGLLGKLGVLDKAEMRRRAAEEFTRFGVTLQNIDVPIGSLSGGQRQSVAVARSVAWASKVVFMDEPTAALGVVQREKVLDVIRRVRDEGMAVVLISHNMPEVLSVSDRVEVLRLGKRVARFTAADASLEDLVGAMTGALVQEDAT, encoded by the coding sequence GTGACACCGGTCCTGCGGGCACAGAACATCGTCAAGCACTACGGTTCGGTCGAGGCGCTGCGCGGCGCGTCGTTCGAAGTCGGCCAGGGCGAGGTCGTCTCGCTGATCGGCGACAACGGCGCCGGGAAGTCGACCTTGGTGAAATGCCTGTCGGGCGCGGAGATCCCCACTTCGGGGACGATCCTGCTGGAAGGCGAGCCGGTCACGCTGGACTCGCCGGTCGCCGCGCGGCGGCTGGGGATCGAGACCGTGTACCAGGACCTGGCCGTCGCACCGGACCTGGACCCGGCCGCGAACCTGTTCCTCGGCCGGGAGGTGTTCCGCAAGGGCCTGCTCGGCAAGCTGGGCGTGCTGGACAAGGCCGAGATGCGCAGGCGCGCGGCCGAGGAGTTCACGCGGTTCGGTGTGACGCTGCAGAACATCGACGTGCCGATCGGTTCGCTGTCCGGCGGGCAGCGCCAGAGCGTCGCCGTGGCCCGCTCGGTCGCGTGGGCGAGCAAGGTGGTGTTCATGGACGAGCCGACCGCTGCGCTCGGCGTGGTGCAACGGGAGAAAGTGCTCGACGTGATCAGGCGGGTGCGCGACGAGGGCATGGCGGTCGTGCTGATCAGCCACAACATGCCCGAGGTGCTCTCGGTGTCCGACCGGGTCGAGGTGCTGCGGCTGGGCAAGCGGGTGGCGCGGTTCACCGCCGCCGACGCGTCGCTGGAGGACCTCGTCGGCGCGATGACCGGCGCGTTGGTCCAGGAGGATGCCACGTGA
- a CDS encoding sensor histidine kinase, protein MLKQWGRSAGYLAVVGFSAPFAMPLFLLLPMSGIALIAAGLGFVLFPLVVMLIRIWTDMHRLLVGWVLGTRVETQLRPLRGGVLARVRQVLTDPTTWRDLVWLFVNMIMGFVFGIAGMIVTSFAAASTFLLFFWWTMPDDMPVQIMDVHVDSVGKAIVVAAPTAVVGLALAWFGVPLLARVHATISKALLQPSALEARVEELAETRAGAISSHDAELRRIERDLHDGTQARLVSIAMRLGMAEKSMDDKDPVSMLVREAREGAEQAMGELRDVIRTMYPPILADRGLDGALAAIGARCPVPTVVETGDLDGVPAPVEAAAYFVVAEALTNVAKHSSATSASVRVVRDECVRITVSDNGMGGIDEGRGTGIIGMRRRVAALDGTVAVDSPAGGPTVISVELPCAS, encoded by the coding sequence ATGCTGAAACAGTGGGGGCGGAGCGCCGGGTACCTGGCGGTGGTCGGGTTCAGCGCGCCATTCGCGATGCCGTTGTTCCTGCTCCTGCCGATGAGCGGGATCGCGCTCATCGCGGCGGGGCTCGGGTTCGTGCTCTTCCCGCTCGTGGTGATGCTCATCCGGATCTGGACGGACATGCACCGCCTGCTGGTCGGCTGGGTGCTGGGGACGCGCGTGGAGACGCAGCTGCGGCCGTTGCGCGGGGGCGTGCTGGCCAGGGTCCGCCAGGTGCTGACCGACCCGACCACGTGGCGCGATCTGGTGTGGCTGTTCGTCAACATGATCATGGGGTTCGTCTTCGGGATCGCGGGCATGATCGTCACCTCTTTCGCCGCTGCCAGCACGTTCCTGCTGTTCTTCTGGTGGACGATGCCCGACGACATGCCCGTCCAGATCATGGACGTGCACGTCGACAGCGTCGGCAAGGCGATCGTGGTCGCCGCACCGACCGCGGTCGTCGGGCTGGCGCTGGCGTGGTTCGGTGTTCCCTTGCTGGCGAGGGTGCACGCGACCATCTCGAAGGCGCTGCTGCAGCCGTCCGCGCTGGAGGCCAGGGTGGAGGAACTGGCCGAGACGAGGGCGGGCGCGATCAGCTCGCACGACGCGGAGCTGCGGCGGATCGAGCGGGACCTACACGACGGCACGCAGGCGCGGTTGGTGTCCATCGCGATGCGGCTGGGGATGGCCGAGAAGTCGATGGACGACAAGGATCCCGTGTCGATGCTGGTCCGCGAGGCACGGGAGGGCGCCGAGCAGGCCATGGGGGAACTGCGTGACGTCATCAGGACCATGTACCCGCCGATCCTCGCCGACCGCGGCCTCGACGGGGCCCTGGCCGCGATCGGCGCCCGCTGCCCGGTGCCGACGGTGGTGGAGACGGGCGACCTCGACGGTGTCCCGGCGCCGGTGGAGGCCGCGGCCTACTTCGTGGTCGCCGAGGCGCTGACGAACGTGGCCAAGCACAGCAGCGCCACCAGCGCGTCGGTGCGGGTCGTCAGGGACGAATGCGTCCGGATCACGGTGTCCGACAACGGAATGGGCGGCATCGACGAGGGCAGGGGGACCGGCATCATCGGGATGCGCCGCCGCGTGGCCGCGCTGGACGGTACGGTGGCTGTGGACAGCCCGGCTGGCGGGCCGACGGTGATATCGGTGGAGCTTCCTTGCGCGTCGTGA
- a CDS encoding class I mannose-6-phosphate isomerase: MNSPDVAVGSSPVWLPANQPTQFYAGGDSIQALRGVGNARTDHGPEDWVGSTTTRYGKETDGLTKLADGQWLRDAVRAHPENWLGKAHAARFGGDPAVLVKLLDAGQRLPVHCHPSDAFAQKHMGSHFGKTEAWIIVGTPADGGDVHIGFRGDESGATVAEWVAEQDTAAMLEALNPVTVRPGDTVFVPAGLPHAIGAGVFIVELQQPTDLSVTLEWKDFLDSEAGGHLGFGYDVVLDCVDRTGWDADRLKRIVRHTEDSSPVTDLLGPDAASFFRAQRVRGGAALDPSFSIVVALDGSGTIKTESGDVPVTKGDTYVLPHAAGEATVEGDIVAIRCLPPAVTE; this comes from the coding sequence TTGAACAGCCCAGACGTCGCAGTGGGATCGAGCCCGGTCTGGTTGCCCGCCAACCAGCCGACGCAGTTCTACGCGGGCGGCGACTCGATCCAGGCGCTCAGAGGCGTCGGCAACGCGCGCACCGACCACGGGCCGGAGGACTGGGTGGGGTCGACGACCACCCGATACGGCAAGGAAACCGACGGCCTGACCAAGCTGGCCGACGGCCAGTGGCTGCGTGACGCGGTGCGCGCGCACCCGGAGAACTGGCTCGGCAAGGCACACGCGGCCAGGTTCGGCGGCGACCCCGCGGTGCTGGTGAAGCTGCTCGACGCCGGGCAGCGGCTGCCGGTGCACTGCCACCCGTCGGACGCGTTCGCCCAGAAGCACATGGGCTCGCACTTCGGCAAGACCGAGGCGTGGATCATCGTCGGCACACCGGCTGACGGCGGCGACGTCCACATCGGATTCCGCGGTGACGAGTCCGGCGCGACCGTCGCCGAGTGGGTGGCCGAGCAGGACACGGCGGCGATGCTCGAAGCGCTCAACCCGGTCACGGTCCGCCCGGGTGACACGGTGTTCGTCCCGGCGGGCCTGCCGCACGCGATCGGCGCGGGCGTGTTCATCGTGGAGCTCCAGCAGCCGACGGACCTGTCGGTCACGCTGGAGTGGAAGGACTTCCTGGACTCGGAAGCCGGTGGCCACCTCGGTTTCGGCTACGACGTCGTGCTCGACTGCGTCGACCGGACCGGCTGGGACGCCGACCGGCTCAAGCGGATCGTCCGGCACACCGAGGACTCGTCCCCGGTCACGGACCTGCTCGGGCCGGACGCGGCGAGCTTCTTCCGCGCGCAGCGCGTCCGCGGCGGCGCCGCGCTCGACCCGTCCTTCTCGATCGTGGTGGCGCTCGACGGCTCGGGCACGATCAAGACCGAGAGCGGGGACGTGCCCGTGACCAAGGGCGACACGTACGTGCTCCCCCACGCGGCCGGGGAGGCCACTGTGGAAGGTGACATCGTTGCCATTCGCTGTCTGCCACCGGCGGTGACAGAGTGA
- a CDS encoding ABC transporter ATP-binding protein, translated as MNAQVMTMAPALRMSGVSKTYGTGAGTVHALRDVSIELRRGTFTAVMGPSGSGKSTFLHCAAGLDRPSGGQVLLGDVELSGMTESQLTVLRRERIGFIFQAYNLLSTLTVEQNITLPLRLAGKRVDRGMLTQVVRAVGLDERLNRLPSELSGGQQQRVAIARALVTKPDAVFADEPTGALDTRTARQVLELLRHVVTGMGQTVLMVTHDPVAASYADSVVFLADGQFAGELRRPTPEMIAERMTHLGDRRTA; from the coding sequence ATGAACGCACAGGTGATGACGATGGCACCGGCTTTGCGGATGAGCGGTGTCTCCAAGACCTACGGCACGGGGGCGGGGACCGTGCACGCGCTGCGTGACGTCAGCATCGAGCTGCGGCGCGGCACTTTCACGGCCGTCATGGGTCCGTCAGGGTCGGGCAAGAGCACGTTCCTGCACTGCGCGGCCGGGCTGGACCGGCCGTCGGGCGGGCAGGTGCTGCTGGGCGACGTCGAGTTGTCCGGGATGACCGAGAGCCAGCTGACTGTGCTGCGACGCGAGCGGATCGGGTTCATCTTCCAGGCGTACAACCTGCTCAGCACGTTGACTGTCGAGCAGAACATCACACTGCCGCTGCGGCTGGCCGGCAAGCGCGTCGACCGCGGCATGCTGACCCAGGTGGTCAGGGCGGTTGGCCTGGACGAGCGGCTCAACCGGCTGCCGAGCGAGCTCTCCGGCGGCCAGCAGCAGCGTGTCGCGATCGCCAGGGCGCTGGTGACCAAACCGGACGCCGTGTTCGCCGACGAACCGACCGGCGCGTTGGACACCAGGACCGCCCGGCAGGTGCTGGAGTTGCTGCGGCACGTGGTCACCGGCATGGGGCAGACCGTGCTCATGGTCACCCACGACCCGGTCGCGGCCTCGTACGCCGACTCCGTGGTGTTCCTCGCCGACGGCCAGTTCGCTGGTGAGCTGCGCAGGCCGACGCCGGAGATGATCGCCGAGCGGATGACGCACCTGGGTGACCGCCGCACGGCGTGA
- a CDS encoding YbaB/EbfC family nucleoid-associated protein, whose amino-acid sequence MFTDPRSWVVSADMERLVAEFEKFQAKIKTAEAKFGGVGEMQDQLAQLEVAATSPDRSIRVTAAAGGTVTGIQLTPEAMRQSAPALAAAIMSTLRAAVAESARRQAAIVDETVGSAFGVTISDQVENAQVMGTVTQEPPSQREERRPLSSDDDEPGEDTIFRQPRY is encoded by the coding sequence ATGTTCACCGATCCGAGGAGTTGGGTTGTGTCCGCCGACATGGAACGGCTGGTAGCCGAGTTCGAGAAGTTCCAAGCCAAGATCAAAACGGCCGAGGCGAAGTTCGGCGGCGTCGGCGAAATGCAGGACCAATTGGCCCAGCTCGAGGTTGCCGCGACTTCACCGGACCGGTCCATCCGGGTGACCGCGGCAGCGGGCGGCACGGTGACGGGCATTCAACTCACTCCCGAAGCCATGCGGCAATCCGCTCCGGCATTGGCCGCCGCGATCATGTCCACACTGCGCGCGGCCGTCGCCGAATCAGCCCGTCGCCAAGCGGCCATCGTCGACGAAACCGTCGGCAGCGCGTTCGGCGTCACCATCAGCGACCAGGTGGAGAACGCCCAGGTCATGGGAACCGTCACGCAGGAGCCGCCGTCTCAGCGAGAAGAACGTCGTCCACTGTCGTCGGACGACGACGAGCCCGGCGAAGACACGATCTTCCGCCAGCCCCGGTATTGA
- a CDS encoding ABC transporter substrate-binding protein, with protein sequence MSTKTLLVVLAAGALLAGCGGQVGQNDNSGNGATPANKNLELVLGVKNEPFYISLQCGAQAAAKAAGYTINTQAPDQFDPTLQGPIVTALGAKKPAGLLIAPTDDKTMAPQMKQIKDSGTKVVEVDTALQDTSIAASSISSDNTKGGELAAQTMAKLTSGKTGSVLVLDTKAGTSTTAARAKGFEEELKKVAPNLKSAGIQFTDNEPSVAAQKVTAAISSTPDLIGVFATNLNSGEGAATGLRSGGKVGQVQLVGFDASPSEVEGLKSGAFQALIAQDPGTIGKAGVEQAIAAIEGKSVQRNISAPLIALTKDDMTTKSEFFYKTKC encoded by the coding sequence GTGTCAACGAAGACACTCTTAGTCGTGCTCGCAGCCGGGGCTTTGCTGGCGGGGTGCGGTGGCCAGGTCGGCCAGAACGACAACTCCGGCAACGGGGCCACGCCAGCCAACAAGAACCTCGAACTCGTCCTCGGCGTGAAGAACGAACCGTTCTACATCTCGCTGCAGTGCGGCGCGCAGGCAGCGGCGAAGGCGGCCGGGTACACGATCAACACGCAGGCCCCGGACCAGTTCGACCCGACGCTGCAAGGCCCGATCGTGACCGCGCTCGGCGCGAAGAAGCCCGCGGGTCTGCTCATCGCGCCGACGGACGACAAGACGATGGCGCCGCAGATGAAGCAGATCAAGGACTCGGGCACCAAGGTGGTCGAGGTGGACACCGCGCTGCAGGACACGAGCATCGCGGCGTCGTCGATCTCGTCGGACAACACCAAGGGCGGCGAACTGGCGGCCCAGACCATGGCCAAGCTGACCAGTGGCAAGACCGGCTCGGTGCTGGTGCTGGACACCAAGGCGGGCACGTCGACGACGGCGGCGCGTGCCAAGGGCTTCGAGGAGGAGCTGAAGAAGGTGGCGCCGAACCTGAAGTCCGCAGGTATCCAGTTCACCGACAACGAGCCGTCCGTCGCGGCGCAGAAGGTGACCGCGGCGATCTCCAGCACCCCGGACCTGATCGGCGTGTTCGCCACGAACCTGAACTCGGGTGAGGGCGCGGCGACGGGCCTGCGCAGCGGCGGCAAGGTCGGTCAGGTGCAGCTCGTCGGCTTCGACGCCAGCCCGTCGGAGGTGGAGGGCCTCAAGAGCGGTGCGTTCCAGGCGCTGATCGCCCAGGACCCCGGCACGATCGGCAAGGCTGGCGTCGAGCAGGCGATCGCGGCCATCGAGGGCAAGAGCGTGCAGCGCAACATCTCCGCGCCGCTGATCGCACTGACCAAGGACGACATGACCACGAAGTCGGAGTTCTTCTACAAGACGAAGTGCTGA
- a CDS encoding ABC transporter permease, with translation MTSTDTLPTAERRPLSKRLVSANTFWIALVLLALIVVFGALAPESFLTFQNFQYLFIETSVLLVIAVGMTFVIITGGIDLSVGSVLIFAGMISAKTMEWMSPGQDASSAGWGVILVGMVVAIAGGSLWGLVNGLLVARANIPPLIVTLGTLGAALGVASLLNDGSNARSVPTALRDSLGHGTLEGNIPNIVVVAAAITVIFGLVLHTTRFGRYTFAIGSNPEAARRSGIGVTRHLTNVYLLTGFLAGIAGFMSLAYYQSTTISGHTTDNLNAIAGVVMGGTSLFGGVGTILGTVIGVFIPAVLKKGFNIIGVQDYWQQIAVGAVLVTAVWFDQKRRRANNKR, from the coding sequence GTGACCAGCACAGACACGCTGCCGACGGCCGAGCGCCGCCCGTTGTCGAAGCGTTTGGTGTCGGCCAACACGTTCTGGATCGCGCTGGTGCTGCTGGCGTTGATCGTGGTGTTCGGCGCGCTCGCGCCGGAGTCGTTCCTGACGTTCCAGAACTTCCAGTACCTGTTCATCGAGACGTCGGTGCTGCTGGTGATCGCGGTCGGGATGACGTTCGTGATCATCACGGGCGGGATCGACCTGTCGGTCGGCTCGGTGCTGATCTTCGCGGGCATGATCTCCGCGAAGACCATGGAGTGGATGAGCCCCGGCCAGGACGCCTCCAGCGCGGGCTGGGGCGTGATCCTCGTCGGCATGGTCGTGGCCATCGCGGGTGGCTCGCTCTGGGGCCTGGTCAACGGCCTGCTGGTGGCACGGGCCAACATCCCGCCGCTGATCGTCACCTTGGGCACGCTCGGCGCCGCGCTCGGCGTGGCCTCGTTGCTCAACGACGGTTCGAACGCGCGGTCGGTGCCCACCGCGCTGCGTGACAGCCTCGGCCACGGCACGCTGGAGGGCAACATCCCGAACATCGTCGTCGTGGCCGCGGCGATCACGGTGATCTTCGGGCTGGTGCTGCACACCACCAGGTTCGGCCGGTACACGTTCGCGATCGGGTCCAACCCGGAGGCGGCGCGCCGATCGGGCATCGGCGTGACCCGGCACCTGACGAACGTCTACCTGCTCACCGGTTTCCTCGCCGGGATCGCGGGTTTCATGTCGCTGGCGTACTACCAGTCGACGACGATCTCCGGGCACACCACGGACAACCTGAACGCCATCGCGGGCGTGGTGATGGGCGGGACCAGCCTCTTCGGCGGGGTGGGCACCATCCTCGGCACGGTGATCGGGGTGTTCATCCCCGCGGTGTTGAAGAAGGGGTTCAACATCATCGGCGTGCAGGACTACTGGCAGCAGATCGCGGTCGGCGCGGTCCTGGTCACTGCCGTGTGGTTCGACCAGAAACGACGACGTGCCAACAACAAGCGATAA
- a CDS encoding helix-turn-helix domain-containing protein gives MAIGTTRSKRRLGKYITPILKRSGLSPDDVAREVRCSKQSVYRLMSGDSLPRLPLLLAIIGAIGATDDERAKTLDLWDIADADKTVVQFADELPDRYMRFRLDEADAVRERTLDRVIMPGLLQTIAYAAALNQGTRQLLRRDGWEERAVSERRDRQEMVLRKKNPLHVHALIDEAALRRIIGNREVMIDQLDHLIEMTRMPNVTIQVLPLDLRAHGPYSGTMTLLSYPESDEPDSGYMESMVGCETVGDEAIVAALSSAWEDIAAAAPSPQRSVKILKAIRGELVGR, from the coding sequence ATGGCGATTGGCACCACCCGCAGCAAGCGCAGACTCGGCAAGTACATCACGCCGATCCTGAAGCGATCCGGCCTCAGCCCGGACGACGTCGCAAGGGAAGTCCGCTGCTCCAAGCAGAGCGTCTACCGGTTGATGTCAGGCGACTCGTTGCCGAGACTGCCCCTGCTGCTGGCGATCATCGGCGCGATCGGCGCCACCGATGACGAACGAGCGAAAACCCTCGACCTCTGGGACATCGCCGACGCGGACAAGACGGTCGTCCAGTTCGCGGACGAACTGCCGGATCGCTACATGCGCTTCCGCCTGGACGAAGCTGACGCGGTCCGCGAACGCACGCTCGACAGGGTGATAATGCCCGGCTTGCTGCAGACCATCGCGTACGCCGCGGCGCTCAACCAAGGCACACGTCAACTACTGCGCAGAGATGGCTGGGAAGAGCGCGCTGTCTCGGAACGACGTGATCGCCAGGAAATGGTTCTTCGCAAGAAGAACCCGCTCCACGTTCACGCGTTGATCGACGAGGCGGCGCTCCGGCGGATCATCGGCAACCGCGAAGTCATGATCGACCAGTTGGATCACCTGATCGAGATGACCAGGATGCCCAATGTGACGATCCAGGTGCTCCCGCTGGACCTTCGCGCACATGGGCCGTACTCGGGCACGATGACCCTGTTGAGCTATCCGGAATCCGACGAGCCGGATTCCGGATATATGGAGAGTATGGTGGGCTGCGAAACGGTTGGCGACGAGGCGATCGTGGCAGCGCTCTCCAGTGCATGGGAGGACATCGCGGCCGCGGCTCCGTCACCACAGAGGTCGGTGAAGATCCTCAAAGCGATAAGGGGTGAACTGGTAGGCCGATGA
- a CDS encoding DUF397 domain-containing protein, with protein MNTLKTWRKSSYSSPENLCVELAVDAEQTGIRDSKNPDGGHLTVNAACFAAFLGSIKR; from the coding sequence ATGAACACCCTCAAGACGTGGCGCAAGAGCAGTTACAGCAGCCCGGAGAACCTTTGTGTCGAGCTGGCGGTTGACGCGGAGCAGACCGGTATCAGGGACAGCAAGAACCCGGACGGCGGCCACCTCACCGTGAACGCCGCGTGCTTCGCAGCGTTCCTCGGCTCCATCAAACGCTGA